In one window of Geotrypetes seraphini chromosome 3, aGeoSer1.1, whole genome shotgun sequence DNA:
- the LOC117356749 gene encoding protein PET117 homolog, mitochondrial, with the protein MSMVSKVVLGVSLLLTAATVAGVHVKQKLERERLREGVVRDLERQIRKQENLRLLEEQIVLTRHLETEREKTLASKQL; encoded by the exons ATGTCTATGGTCTCTAAGGTGGTGCTGGGCGTGTCGTTGCTGCTGACGGCGGCCACGGTGGCGGGCGTACACGTGAAGCAGAAACTGGAGAGAGAG AGACTCCGTGAAGGGGTGGTCAGAGACCTTGAAAGACAAATTCGTAAGCAAGAAAACCTTCGTCTTCTTGAAGAGCAGATTGTTTTGACCAGACATCTTGAAACGGAGAGGGAGAAAACACTTGCATCCAAACAACTTTGA